A window from Citrus sinensis cultivar Valencia sweet orange chromosome 5, DVS_A1.0, whole genome shotgun sequence encodes these proteins:
- the LOC127902752 gene encoding uncharacterized protein LOC127902752, which yields MVTSSTAKTLVRLVAIEIYGCRTMTEVVINDKDGVEKEEIVFSKLKTLELFDLDSLTSFCSANYTVKLPSLQNLWVIGCPKMKIFTTGESITPLRVNVRYGETADQRRWANNDLNTTIQQLHAEKLLAVSSSYSTQYD from the exons ATGGTAACATCCTCCACAGCAAAAACTCTGGTGCGACTCGTAGCAATAGAAATATATGGATGCAGAACAATGACAGAGGTGGTAATAAATGACAAAGATggagttgaaaaagaagagattGTTTTTAGCAAATTGAAGACGTTGGAACTGTTTGATTTAGATAGCCTCACAAGTTTCTGCTCTGCCAATTACACCGTCAAATTGCCATCTTTGCAAAATTTGTGGGTGATTGGTTGTCCCAAGATGAAGATTTTCACTACAGGAGAATCAATCACGCCTCTAAGAGTAAACGTCCGCTATGGAGAGACAGCGGATCAACGGCGCTGGGCTAATAATGATCTAAACACAACCATACAACAATTACATGCTGAGAAG CTGTTGGCGGTGTCGTCGTCATACTCTACGCAGTACGACTAA
- the LOC127902287 gene encoding disease resistance protein At4g27190-like yields the protein MVESIVTVLLEVVKCFAPPTERQLGYLRNYKANFENLKAEIDKLKDESKSIQHRVSEAERKGEKIEEKVENWLVSASNTIEQAAKFIEDGETTSKRCFKGLCPNLKTRYQLSKKAETEVKALVELKEEARRFDDRIFYRTIADEVWLKSNKGYEAFKSRLSTLKSIQDALTDVNVSIVGVYGMGGIGKTTLVKEFARQASEEKLFDQVVFSEVSQTPDIKKIQGKIAEKLGLELSEEAESRRASRLYERLKKEKMILVILDNIWKYLDLETVGIPFGDDHRGCKLLLTARDRNVLSSMGSENNFLIGILNEQEAWRLFKIMARNFVENRELKPTATNVAKACGGLPIALTTVAKALRNKELPVWKNALQELRTPSEASFDKGVPVEAYSTIELSYKYLRGEQLKKTFLLCSLITPTSIMDLFKYSMGLGAFESVHKLEDAHNKLHAWVHQLRDSCLLLEDGRVNSFPCMMLFAMLPFQ from the coding sequence ATGGTGGAAAGCATTGTTACTGTTCTGTTAGAAGTTGTGAAATGCTTCGCTCCTCCAACAGAACGCCAACTTGGTTATTTGCGTAACTATAAAGCCAACTTTGAGAATCTCAAGGCAGAAATAGACAAGCTCAAGGATGAAAGTAAGAGCATTCAGCACAGAGTTTCTGAGGCtgaaagaaaaggagaaaagatTGAAGAGAAGGTTGAGAACTGGCTGGTTAGTGCGAGCAACACCATTGAGCAGGCAGCCAAATTCATTGAAGATGGGGAGACAACAAGTAAGCGATGTTTCAAGGGCTTGTGTCCTAATTTGAAGACCCGCTATCAGCTTAGCAAGAAAGCAGAAACAGAGGTGAAGGCCCTTGTTGAACTCAAAGAAGAAGCTAGGAGATTTGATGATAGAATTTTCTACCGTACCATTGCGGATGAGGTATGGCTAAAGTCTAACAAAGGTTACGAGGCCTTTAAATCAAGACTTTCTACTCTGAAGTCTATACAAGATGCATTGACTGATGTCAATGTCAGCATCGTTGGGGTATACGGCATGGGCGGCATTGGAAAGACAACACTGGTGAAGGAGTTTGCAAGGCAAGCCAGTGAAGAGAAACTCTTTGATCAGGTGGTTTTTTCAGAGGTTTCCCAAACTCCAGACATAAAAAAGATTCAAGGGAAAATTGCAGAGAAACTCGGTCTGGAGTTGTCCGAGGAGGCTGAATCTAGAAGAGCTAGTAGACTTTATGAACGattgaagaaagagaagatGATCCTTGTGATTCTGGATAACATCTGGAAATATCTTGATTTAGAGACTGTTGGAATTCCTTTTGGCGATGATCATAGAGgatgcaaattattattaacagcAAGGGATCGTAATGTCTTGTCAAGTATGGGATCTGAAAATAACTTCTTGATTGGCATTCTAAATGAGCAAGAAGCTTGGAGGTTGTTCAAGATAATGGCTCgtaattttgttgaaaatcGTGAGTTAAAACCTACAGCAACAAATGTAGCCAAGGCATGTGGAGGTTTGCCTATTGCCCTAACCACAGTAGCAAAGGCACTGAGAAACAAAGAGCTGCCTGTGTGGAAGAACGCCTTGCAAGAACTCCGAACGCCTTCAGAGGCAAGCTTCGATAAAGGAGTACCAGTAGAGGCATACTCAACAATTGAGCTAAGTTACAAGTATTTAAGAGGTGAGCAACTCAAGAAAACTTTTTTACTGTGTAGTCTAATTACACCAACTTCAATTATGGACTTGTTCAAATATAGCATGGGCTTGGGTGCATTTGAAAGTGTCCATAAGCTAGAAGATGCACATAACAAATTACATGCATGGGTCCATCAACTAAGAGACTCTTGTTTGTTGCTTGAGGATGGTAGAGTAAATTCTTTTCCATGCATGATGTTGTTCGCGATGTTGCCATTTCAGTAG